The Mycolicibacterium doricum genome includes a region encoding these proteins:
- a CDS encoding 1-phosphofructokinase family hexose kinase yields the protein MTASGRRSGYGTTIVTLTMNPALDITANAPHVRPTSKIRCAGVRYDPGGGGINVARTAHVLGGSVSAVFPVGGPTGDLVTNLVARSEVPYRRIAIAEPTRESFTVADDSTGQQYRFILPGPCLTSDEQLKCLAELRYSAKAAEFVVASGSLPPGVAPDFYQRVADLCLDLGVRLVLDTSGDALQHVRSGIFLLKLSLRELRERTGRDLVDEPEQLAAAHDLINSGVARMVVVSLGSNGALLATSLGSQRFSAIPVNAVSGVGAGDAMVAAITVGLTRGWSPSKSVQFGIATGSAMLLTPGTAVCERADAERLFDSAPEPEDV from the coding sequence GTGACGGCGTCAGGCAGGCGATCCGGATACGGGACGACCATCGTCACTCTCACGATGAACCCCGCACTCGACATCACGGCGAACGCTCCACACGTGCGGCCGACGAGTAAGATCCGGTGTGCCGGCGTGCGCTACGACCCCGGTGGGGGTGGTATCAACGTGGCGCGCACCGCCCACGTCCTCGGTGGTTCGGTGTCCGCAGTGTTTCCCGTGGGTGGACCGACCGGCGACCTGGTCACCAATCTCGTGGCCAGGTCCGAGGTGCCCTACCGCCGCATCGCGATTGCCGAGCCGACGCGGGAGAGTTTCACCGTCGCCGACGACAGCACCGGCCAGCAGTACCGGTTCATCCTCCCAGGACCGTGCCTGACGTCCGACGAACAGCTGAAATGTCTCGCCGAACTGCGCTATTCGGCGAAAGCAGCAGAGTTCGTCGTGGCCAGTGGCAGCCTCCCGCCGGGCGTGGCACCCGACTTCTACCAACGCGTGGCCGACCTGTGCCTCGACCTCGGCGTGCGGCTGGTTCTCGACACGTCCGGCGACGCCCTCCAGCACGTCCGTTCAGGAATCTTCCTCCTGAAACTCAGCCTGCGGGAACTGCGCGAGCGCACCGGCCGGGATCTGGTCGACGAACCGGAACAACTGGCCGCCGCACACGACCTCATCAACTCCGGGGTTGCCCGCATGGTCGTGGTGTCACTCGGTTCGAACGGGGCGCTGCTGGCGACATCACTGGGCAGTCAGAGATTCTCGGCGATACCGGTGAACGCCGTCAGCGGTGTCGGGGCGGGTGACGCCATGGTGGCAGCGATCACTGTGGGTCTGACGCGGGGATGGTCGCCGAGCAAGTCTGTGCAGTTCGGTATCGCCACCGGCTCGGCCATGCTGCTGACGCCCGGTACGGCGGTGTGCGAGCGAGCCGATGCCGAACGTCTCTTCGATTCGGCGCCGGAGCCCGAAGACGTGTGA
- a CDS encoding universal stress protein, which produces MEPLGGDRRQNASPGGILVGVDGSAESDAAIRWATHEALMRRTRLTLVHVAPPVVGSWPMGPVLTEINAWQQDNAQHVLDQALETARASGPKSRLLDMHTEILVSSLVPTLVHASESAEMVVVGSRGTGALGRVLLGSVSTGLVHHARCPVAVIRPLRGEPDGDAPVLLGVDGSPASEAATALAFDEAARRRVDLVALHAWSDVAVFPMLGMNWHRFESQGHEVLAERLAGWQEQYPEVRVHRHVVCDQPARSLLRESERAQLVVVGSRGRGGIASTWLGSVSSAVAQSADVPMLVVPGATTATRSHP; this is translated from the coding sequence ATGGAACCTCTTGGCGGTGACCGGCGTCAAAACGCCTCGCCGGGAGGCATATTGGTCGGTGTCGACGGATCGGCGGAGTCCGACGCCGCGATCCGCTGGGCGACCCATGAGGCCCTGATGCGCCGTACCCGTCTGACGTTGGTCCACGTGGCCCCGCCCGTGGTCGGGAGTTGGCCGATGGGCCCGGTCCTCACCGAGATCAACGCCTGGCAGCAGGACAACGCCCAGCACGTCCTCGATCAGGCGCTCGAGACGGCTAGGGCATCTGGCCCGAAGTCCCGGCTGCTCGATATGCACACCGAGATCCTGGTTTCGAGCTTGGTGCCGACGCTGGTTCACGCATCCGAGAGCGCAGAGATGGTTGTCGTCGGCAGCCGCGGAACCGGCGCGCTCGGCCGGGTGCTGTTGGGGTCGGTCAGCACCGGTCTGGTGCACCATGCCCGATGCCCGGTCGCCGTCATCCGCCCCCTACGAGGCGAGCCGGACGGTGATGCGCCCGTCCTGCTGGGCGTCGACGGGTCGCCCGCCTCGGAGGCGGCGACTGCACTGGCATTCGACGAGGCCGCGCGCAGGCGGGTGGATCTGGTCGCGCTGCACGCGTGGAGCGATGTGGCGGTCTTCCCGATGCTCGGCATGAATTGGCATCGATTCGAGAGCCAGGGTCATGAAGTCCTGGCCGAACGGCTCGCCGGTTGGCAGGAACAGTATCCCGAAGTGCGCGTACACCGGCACGTCGTCTGCGACCAACCGGCCCGCTCGCTGCTCCGTGAGTCCGAGCGGGCGCAACTGGTGGTTGTCGGTTCTCGCGGACGTGGCGGCATCGCAAGCACCTGGCTGGGTTCGGTCAGTTCAGCTGTGGCGCAGTCCGCCGACGTGCCCATGCTCGTCGTGCCCGGGGCCACTACCGCAACGAGGAGCCACCCGTGA
- the ppsA gene encoding phosphoenolpyruvate synthase yields the protein MSECAYVRFFEEFAIDDVPLVGGKNASLGEMYQNLSGQGVRIPNGFAITAAAYRHVLDEAGAWDRLHAELDHIDPADVAALARKGKRAREIVYGAGLPEDLAAEILEAYRALQQEYGEDVSLAVRSSATAEDLPTASFAGQQDSYLNIKGAQSLLDTCRRCFASLFTDRAIHYRIDQGFDHFKVSLSIGVMKMVRSDIASSGVMFSLDTESGFRDAVFVTGAYGLGENVVQGAVDPDEFYVHKPTYLSGHRAVLRRLLGDKAVKMVLVEGETKNTTRNIPTPKADRARFCLTDEDVLELAGYACAIEQHYGRPMDMEWAKDGIDGKLYIVQARPETVASQHSATAVETYVLEGRGEILAEGRSVGERIASGVVKHIEHLSQLAEFEPGQVLVADTTTPDWEPVMKTAAAIVTNRGGRTCHASIVARELGIPAVVGTGDATTSVPDGAMVTVSCAEGDSGRVYDGAVGFHVERTEIGDMVRPRTEIMVNLGNPDLAFKTSFLPNDGVGLARTEFIISEYIRFHPLALLHPEKVEDPRVRRDIDRLTQGYDDGGAFFVERLSEGIGTIAAAFWPKPVVVRMSDFKTNEYASLVGGQAFEPSESNPMLGFRGASRYAHPAYAEGFALECRAMRRVREQMGLTNVILMIPFVRRVAEADLVLQTMADLGLRRGENGLKVYAMCEIPNNVILIDEFAKRFDGFSIGSNDLTQLTLGVDRDSEVVAFDYDERDDGVKEMIRLAVEGCRRNGIHSGLCGQAPSDYPDMAEYLVRLGIESMSLNPDTVVRTTRQVLEAEHQLARLP from the coding sequence ATGAGCGAGTGCGCCTACGTCCGGTTCTTCGAGGAGTTCGCCATCGACGACGTGCCCCTGGTCGGCGGGAAGAACGCTTCCCTTGGCGAGATGTATCAGAACCTGTCCGGTCAGGGTGTCCGCATCCCGAACGGGTTCGCGATCACCGCCGCCGCCTACCGCCACGTGCTCGACGAGGCCGGTGCGTGGGATCGACTACACGCCGAACTCGACCACATCGACCCCGCGGACGTCGCCGCACTGGCTCGCAAAGGAAAGCGCGCCCGCGAGATCGTCTATGGGGCGGGGCTCCCCGAGGATCTGGCCGCCGAGATCCTCGAGGCCTACCGAGCGCTCCAGCAGGAGTACGGCGAGGACGTGAGCCTCGCCGTGCGGAGTTCGGCCACCGCCGAGGATCTGCCCACGGCGAGCTTCGCCGGCCAGCAGGACTCCTACCTCAACATCAAGGGCGCACAAAGCCTGCTCGACACCTGCCGCCGTTGCTTCGCCAGCCTGTTCACCGATCGCGCCATCCACTACCGGATCGATCAGGGCTTCGACCACTTCAAGGTCTCGCTGTCGATCGGGGTGATGAAGATGGTTCGCTCCGACATCGCCTCCTCCGGTGTGATGTTCTCGCTCGACACCGAATCGGGCTTCCGCGACGCCGTTTTCGTGACCGGCGCCTACGGCCTCGGCGAGAACGTGGTCCAGGGCGCCGTCGACCCGGACGAGTTCTACGTTCACAAGCCGACCTATCTCTCCGGCCACCGCGCGGTGTTGCGCCGCCTCCTCGGCGACAAGGCCGTGAAGATGGTCCTCGTCGAGGGCGAGACGAAGAACACCACGCGCAACATCCCCACGCCGAAGGCCGACCGCGCTCGGTTCTGCCTCACCGACGAGGACGTCCTGGAACTGGCGGGCTACGCGTGCGCGATCGAGCAGCACTACGGCAGGCCGATGGACATGGAGTGGGCCAAGGACGGCATCGACGGGAAGCTCTACATCGTCCAGGCCCGCCCCGAGACGGTGGCCTCCCAGCACAGCGCCACCGCAGTCGAGACCTACGTGTTGGAGGGCCGCGGCGAGATACTGGCCGAGGGGCGCTCGGTAGGTGAGCGGATCGCCTCGGGTGTGGTGAAGCACATCGAGCACCTCTCCCAACTGGCGGAATTCGAGCCCGGGCAAGTGCTGGTCGCCGACACCACCACACCGGACTGGGAGCCGGTGATGAAGACCGCCGCGGCGATCGTCACCAATCGCGGCGGGCGGACCTGCCACGCCTCGATCGTCGCCCGCGAACTCGGTATCCCGGCCGTGGTCGGCACCGGCGACGCGACCACCAGCGTGCCGGACGGCGCGATGGTGACGGTATCGTGCGCCGAGGGCGACTCGGGGCGTGTGTACGACGGCGCGGTCGGCTTCCACGTGGAGCGCACCGAAATCGGCGACATGGTCCGGCCACGGACCGAGATCATGGTGAACCTGGGCAACCCCGATCTCGCCTTCAAGACGTCGTTTCTGCCCAACGACGGTGTGGGACTCGCCCGGACGGAGTTCATCATCAGCGAGTACATCCGCTTCCACCCCCTGGCCCTGCTGCACCCCGAGAAAGTCGAGGACCCGCGGGTGCGCCGGGACATCGACCGGCTGACGCAGGGATACGACGACGGGGGTGCCTTCTTCGTCGAGCGCCTGTCGGAGGGAATCGGCACGATCGCGGCCGCCTTCTGGCCGAAGCCCGTCGTGGTGCGAATGTCGGATTTCAAGACGAACGAGTATGCGAGCCTGGTCGGCGGACAGGCCTTCGAACCTTCCGAGAGCAATCCCATGCTCGGCTTCCGGGGTGCCTCGCGCTATGCCCACCCCGCCTACGCCGAGGGTTTCGCGCTCGAGTGCCGTGCGATGCGGCGTGTTCGCGAACAGATGGGCCTGACCAACGTCATCCTCATGATTCCCTTCGTCCGCCGGGTAGCCGAGGCCGACCTCGTCCTGCAGACGATGGCCGACCTCGGACTGCGGCGGGGCGAAAACGGGCTGAAGGTCTACGCGATGTGCGAGATCCCGAACAACGTCATCCTCATCGACGAGTTCGCCAAACGCTTCGACGGCTTCTCCATCGGCTCCAACGACCTGACCCAGCTCACCCTCGGCGTCGACCGTGACAGCGAGGTCGTCGCGTTCGACTACGACGAGCGGGACGACGGTGTCAAGGAGATGATCCGCCTGGCCGTGGAGGGCTGCCGCCGCAACGGGATTCATTCGGGGTTATGTGGACAGGCGCCCTCGGACTACCCGGACATGGCCGAGTACCTGGTCCGGCTGGGAATCGAGTCGATGAGCCTCAATCCCGACACCGTGGTTCGCACGACCCGCCAGGTCCTGGAAGCGGAGCACCAGTTGGCACGCCTGCCATGA
- the otsB gene encoding trehalose-phosphatase translates to MRLPVVVDPRYHDAVIFDLDGVLAETRATAALVEPAVALTRKLRDAGIRTAACSSHRDGGETLEILEKEGVYDLCVDGSGSAGAGEPPAFLQATRRLGVPVQRSVLIEDAAAGVTVGRDAGFALIIGVDRTRHADGPIPSDVDYVVAGLDDITVRTGDQRVSEVPDALESYGQLIGITSTRESMLFLDYDGTLSPIVSDPDAATLVGGAAEALEQVAAVCHVAILSGRDLADVQARVGAPGLWYAGSHGFELRGPDGTYHQNQAAAGVVPVLERAAGELRDRLAQIPGVRVEHKRFAVAVHHREVASADHVAEILSTTRRLGQRAGLRVTSGRMLVELRPDVDWDKGTALLWIRDRIDSAGSPLPIYIGDDLTDEDAFDAVRFDGIGIVVRHDEDGDRKTAARFSLQSPDQVREFLQRGSRWLDYKRHAAGAAWDFTYEGYDAQSEKLRESLCTVGNGYFATRGAAPESRAGQVHYPGTYAAGVFNRLVDDVSGSAVANESLVNLPNWLPLTFRIDGGDWFDIDAVEVLSYRQTLDLRGATLTRDVRFRDDAGRTTSLTQQRFVAMHLPHVAALHTTILAENWSGEITIRSTLDGNVTNSLVERYRDLGKEHLELVDTRQLSTDSVLLTVQTTQSRVRIAMAARTVVWRDGDPVPASYQLTGEEAEIGHEITVGQSVGETLTVEKVVTLFTGRDVATSEPSEEAQRWVSRLGRYAELRDGHVADWLHLWERLSIEFEDFTDEEFTDELRILRLHLLHLLQTVSPNSADLDVGVPARGLHGEAYRGHVFWDELFIFPVLNLRVPMITRSLLAYRYRRLPEARQAAREAGHSGAMFPWQSGSDGREESQRLHLNPRSGNWNPDASARAHHVGIAVAYSAWEFYQVTGDLAYLIDYGAEMLAEIARFWVSMATYDEDRGRYSIRGVIGPDEFHSGYPDAPYDGIDNNAYTNVMAVWVIMRAIDALNLLPLPSRLDLLETLGLTVSELAHWDEVSRRMYVPFHDGVISQFEGYGELEELDWEHYRRRYGNIQRLDRILEAENDDVNRYKAAKQADVLMLLYLMSVTELGEILNRLGYRFARDRVPDMVDYYLARTSHGSTLSGVVHTWVLARANRDRAVEFFRQVLQSDVCDIQGGTTSEGIHLAAMAGTVDLMQRCFTGMETRSNRLILSPYWPESLGVLAVPIHYRGLHLHLRVSGKGVMISVEPRDAAGVEVECRGRVVQLMPGTTVRFGD, encoded by the coding sequence ATGAGGCTCCCGGTGGTCGTCGATCCCCGCTACCACGATGCGGTGATCTTCGATCTCGACGGCGTGCTCGCCGAGACGAGAGCCACGGCGGCGTTGGTGGAGCCCGCTGTGGCGCTTACGCGCAAGCTCCGCGACGCCGGGATCAGAACCGCGGCCTGCTCGTCACATCGTGACGGGGGCGAGACCCTGGAAATCCTCGAGAAAGAAGGGGTTTACGACCTCTGCGTCGACGGCTCCGGCTCAGCCGGGGCCGGTGAGCCTCCCGCCTTCCTGCAGGCAACGCGCCGACTCGGCGTGCCTGTGCAGCGCTCCGTCCTCATCGAGGATGCGGCGGCTGGTGTGACCGTCGGCCGCGACGCCGGTTTCGCGCTCATCATCGGCGTCGACCGGACCCGCCACGCCGACGGACCGATACCGTCCGATGTCGACTACGTGGTCGCGGGTCTGGACGACATCACGGTCCGCACCGGTGATCAGCGCGTCTCCGAAGTCCCCGACGCGCTCGAGTCCTATGGCCAGTTGATCGGCATCACCAGTACACGGGAGTCGATGTTGTTCCTGGACTACGACGGAACGCTGTCCCCCATCGTCTCCGATCCCGACGCGGCCACACTGGTCGGCGGGGCGGCCGAGGCGCTGGAACAGGTTGCGGCGGTGTGTCACGTCGCGATCCTGAGCGGTCGCGACCTCGCCGACGTCCAGGCTCGGGTCGGTGCACCCGGGCTTTGGTACGCCGGGAGCCACGGTTTCGAGCTGAGGGGTCCGGACGGCACGTATCACCAGAATCAGGCGGCGGCCGGGGTCGTCCCCGTCCTCGAGCGCGCAGCCGGTGAGTTGCGCGATCGCCTCGCGCAGATCCCGGGTGTGCGCGTGGAGCACAAGCGCTTCGCTGTCGCGGTTCACCACCGCGAGGTCGCGTCGGCCGATCATGTCGCCGAGATCCTCTCCACCACACGTAGACTCGGTCAACGAGCTGGGCTGCGGGTGACCAGTGGACGCATGCTGGTGGAACTGAGACCCGACGTCGACTGGGACAAGGGCACTGCTCTCCTGTGGATTCGTGACCGCATCGACTCTGCGGGCTCCCCCCTGCCCATCTACATCGGCGACGACCTCACCGACGAAGACGCCTTCGACGCCGTCCGCTTCGACGGAATCGGCATCGTCGTGCGGCATGACGAGGACGGCGACCGCAAGACGGCTGCGCGCTTCAGCCTGCAATCCCCCGACCAGGTGCGGGAGTTCCTTCAGCGGGGGTCTCGGTGGCTCGACTACAAGCGCCACGCCGCCGGCGCCGCTTGGGATTTCACCTACGAGGGGTACGACGCGCAGAGCGAGAAACTTCGCGAGTCGTTGTGCACGGTCGGTAACGGCTACTTCGCCACCAGGGGCGCGGCGCCGGAATCGCGCGCCGGACAGGTGCATTATCCCGGAACCTATGCCGCCGGCGTCTTCAACCGGCTCGTCGACGACGTATCGGGTTCTGCTGTCGCCAACGAAAGCCTGGTGAACCTCCCGAACTGGCTGCCACTGACCTTCCGGATCGACGGCGGCGACTGGTTCGACATCGATGCGGTCGAGGTGCTCTCCTACCGTCAGACCCTCGACCTTCGTGGCGCGACCCTGACGAGGGACGTCCGGTTCCGAGACGACGCCGGACGTACGACTTCGCTGACACAGCAACGGTTCGTCGCGATGCACCTGCCCCACGTCGCCGCGCTGCACACCACCATCCTCGCCGAGAACTGGTCGGGCGAGATCACCATCCGCTCTACGCTGGACGGCAACGTCACGAACTCTCTCGTCGAGCGTTACCGCGACCTCGGCAAAGAACATCTCGAATTGGTCGACACCCGGCAGCTCTCCACCGATTCGGTGCTGTTGACGGTGCAGACGACCCAGTCGCGCGTTCGGATTGCCATGGCGGCGCGGACCGTCGTCTGGCGCGACGGCGACCCGGTTCCCGCCTCCTATCAGCTCACCGGTGAGGAAGCCGAGATCGGTCACGAGATCACCGTCGGACAGTCGGTGGGCGAGACGCTGACGGTGGAGAAGGTCGTCACCCTCTTCACGGGACGCGATGTCGCGACGTCAGAGCCTTCGGAGGAGGCGCAGCGCTGGGTGAGCCGGCTCGGCCGGTACGCCGAACTGCGCGACGGACACGTGGCCGACTGGCTGCATCTGTGGGAACGCCTGTCCATCGAGTTCGAAGACTTCACAGACGAAGAATTCACAGACGAACTGCGCATCCTCCGACTCCATCTCCTGCATCTGCTGCAGACGGTTTCGCCGAACAGCGCCGACCTCGATGTGGGGGTGCCGGCCCGCGGACTGCATGGCGAAGCCTACCGCGGCCACGTCTTCTGGGACGAACTGTTCATCTTCCCCGTTCTCAACCTGCGGGTGCCGATGATCACCCGATCGCTGTTGGCGTACCGGTACCGGCGGTTGCCGGAGGCCCGTCAGGCCGCGCGCGAGGCCGGCCACTCCGGCGCGATGTTCCCCTGGCAATCGGGCAGTGACGGCCGCGAGGAGAGTCAACGCCTGCACCTCAATCCGCGCAGCGGCAATTGGAATCCCGACGCGAGCGCTCGCGCGCACCACGTCGGCATCGCCGTCGCCTACAGCGCGTGGGAGTTCTACCAGGTCACCGGGGATCTGGCCTATCTGATCGACTACGGGGCGGAGATGCTGGCCGAGATCGCCCGGTTCTGGGTGAGCATGGCCACCTACGACGAAGACCGCGGTCGCTACAGCATCCGCGGCGTGATCGGACCCGACGAGTTCCACTCCGGCTACCCGGATGCACCCTACGACGGCATAGACAACAACGCCTACACCAACGTGATGGCGGTGTGGGTCATCATGCGGGCCATCGACGCGCTGAACCTGCTGCCGCTGCCGAGCCGACTCGACCTGTTGGAGACGCTGGGACTGACCGTCAGCGAGTTGGCGCACTGGGACGAGGTGAGTCGCCGGATGTACGTGCCCTTCCACGACGGTGTCATCAGCCAGTTCGAGGGCTACGGCGAGTTGGAGGAACTGGACTGGGAGCACTACCGCCGGCGGTACGGCAACATCCAGCGCCTCGACCGCATCCTCGAGGCAGAGAACGACGACGTCAACCGCTACAAGGCCGCCAAGCAGGCCGACGTCCTCATGCTGCTGTACCTGATGTCGGTGACGGAGCTCGGTGAGATACTGAACCGGCTCGGTTACCGCTTCGCCCGGGACCGCGTTCCGGACATGGTCGACTACTACCTGGCCCGCACCTCGCACGGGTCCACACTCAGCGGCGTCGTGCACACCTGGGTGCTGGCCCGCGCCAACCGCGATCGCGCGGTGGAGTTCTTCCGACAGGTGCTCCAGTCCGACGTCTGCGACATCCAGGGCGGCACCACGTCGGAAGGGATTCACCTGGCGGCCATGGCAGGCACCGTCGATCTGATGCAGCGGTGCTTCACCGGAATGGAGACCCGGTCGAACCGCCTCATCCTGTCCCCGTACTGGCCGGAAAGCCTCGGCGTGCTGGCTGTGCCGATCCACTACCGTGGCCTGCACCTGCACTTGCGGGTCAGCGGGAAGGGCGTGATGATCAGTGTCGAGCCACGCGACGCCGCCGGTGTGGAAGTGGAATGCCGTGGCCGGGTGGTTCAACTCATGCCCGGCACCACCGTCCGGTTCGGGGACTGA